A stretch of the Takifugu flavidus isolate HTHZ2018 chromosome 1, ASM371156v2, whole genome shotgun sequence genome encodes the following:
- the wnt3 gene encoding proto-oncogene Wnt-3, translating to MDLYLIGYLMCVWLSSSRVLGGYPIWWSLALGQQYSSLGSQPILCGSIPGLVPKQLRFCRNYIEIMPSVAEGIKLGIQECQHQFRGRRWNCTTIKDNLAIFGPVLDKATRESAFVHAIASAGVAYAVTRSCAEGTSTMCGCDAHHKGPPGEGWKWGGCSEDAEFGVLVSREFADARENRPDARSAMNRHNNEAGRTTILDHMHLRCKCHGLSGSCEVKTCWWAQPVFRILGNYLKDKYDSASEMVVEKHRESRGWVETLRVKYNFFKHPTERDLVYYEGSPNFCEPNPETGSFGTRDRVCNVSSHGIEGCDLLCCGRGHNTRTEKRKEKCHCNFHWCCYVSCQECVGVYDVHTCK from the exons GTCCCTGGCACTAGGGCAGCAGTACTCCTCTCTGGGCTCCCAACCCATCCTGTGTGGCTCTATCCCCGGCCTGGTGCCCAAGCAGCTGAGATTCTGTCGCAACTACATAGAAATCATGCCCAGCGTTGCAGAAGGCATCAAGCTGGGGATTCAGGAGTGCCAGCATCAGTTCAGGGGCCGGCGATGGAACTGTACTACCATCAAGGACAACCTGGCCATCTTTGGACCTGTGCTTGACAAAG CGACCCGGGAGTCAGCGTTTGTCCACGCCATAGCATCGGCAGGCGTGGCGTACGCAGTGACGCGCTCCTGTGCCGAGGGTACATCCACCATGTGTGGTTGTGACGCCCACCACAAAGGTCCCCCCGGGGAGGGCTGGAAATGGGGTGGCTGCAGCGAGGACGCAGAGTTCGGTGTGCTGGTGTCCAGGGAGTTCGCCGACGCCAGAGAGAATCGTCCGGATGCTCGCTCGGCGATGAACCGACACAACAATGAAGCAGGGCGCACG ACCATCCTCGACCACATGCACCTTCGCTGCAAATGCCACGGCCTGTCCGGGAGCTGCGAGGTCAAGACGTGCTGGTGGGCGCAGCCGGTCTTCCGCATACTGGGCAACTACCTGAAGGACAAGTACGACAGCGCCTCCGAGATGGTGGTGGAGAAGCACCGCGAGTCCCGAGGCTGGGTGGAGACCCTGCGGGTCAAGTACAACTTCTTTAAGCACCCCACTGAGCGCGACCTGGTCTACTACGAGGGCTCGCCAAACTTCTGCGAGCCCAACCCCGAGACGGGCTCCTTCGGGACTCGAGATCGCGTGTGCAACGTGTCGTCGCACGGAATAGAGGGCTGCGACCTGCTGTGCTGCGGCCGCGGCCACAACACCCGGACTGAGAAGCGTAAAGAGAAATGCCACTGCAACTTCCACTGGTGCTGCTACGTCAGCTGTCAGGAGTGCGTGGGCGTCTACGACGTTCACACATGCAAGTGA